In one Colletotrichum destructivum chromosome 2, complete sequence genomic region, the following are encoded:
- a CDS encoding Putative heterokaryon incompatibility, which produces MWLINTETLVLEEFTDPSIVSYAILSHTWQKNEEISFQDMNNLEKVRHKAGHAKIEKLCDIALRRYGCKYAWLDTCCIDKTSSAELSEAINSMFRWYKEAYVCFVFLSDLAPEAIRGHPPSNQGPTHHNISDLGRCKWFTRGWTLQELIAPTYVEFYDAGWNFRFTKDGWAARLSAITNIDVDILMLKKELSTVPAAVKMSWAADRETTRVEDRAYSLLGLFDINVSMLYGEGHRAFQRLQEEIARETDDMSLFAWDVDVPPDAAGQQRTAAQRYRGIFAKSPAEFRSCQGLRRVGKLSYNPPELSITNKGVRAAMHLSFDGDSECTMQLGTVAECCWRCRGSHVVKIGLVYAAGGWVRVLRNQCWQQQDQRRPGVSRHVDICVRKQVSWEESKVLELFPPFSFRVLLDLGKDGGRIVSAEPERLWDPVHLAFVGEALAEDFVGVVDVVSRVPVEFRLRLTICMLKGKPADVELHGWPPEDWLASNGIAAPETSECDLEELLGVYRESARQEKRGHADRIRAVKRKEDWRYHDVGFEASLGEDLRVTVSRVVEAKM; this is translated from the coding sequence ATGTGGCTTATCAACACTGAAACACTTGTGCTGGAGGAGTTCACCGACCCATCGATAGTCTCGTACGCCATACTCTCGCACACGTGGCAGAAGAACGAGGAGATCTCTTTCCAGGACATGAACAACCTCGAAAAGGTCAGGCACAAGGCGGGCCACGCAAAGATCGAAAAGCTGTGCGATATCGCCCTGCGCAGGTACGGCTGCAAGTACGCCTGGCTCGACACATGCTGCATCGACAAGACCAGCAGCGCCGAGCTCAGCGAGGCCATCAACTCCATGTTCCGCTGGTACAAGGAGGCCTACGTCTGTTTCGTTTTCCTTTCAGACCTTGCGCCCGAGGCCATACGGGGCCATCCTCCGAGTAACCAAGGCCCGACACACCACAACATATCGGATCTGGGCCGCTGCAAGTGGTTCACCCGCGGCTGGACCCTCCAGGAGCTCATCGCGCCGACCTACGTCGAGTTCTACGACGCCGGCTGGAATTTCCGCTTCACAAAGGACGGCTGGGCCGCGAGGCTCTCGGCCATCAccaacatcgacgtcgacatccttatgctcaagaaggagctctCGACGGTGCCTGCGGCGGTCAAGATGTCATGGGCCGCCGACCGCGAGACGACGCGCGTCGAGGACCGCGCCTActccctcctcggcctcttcgacATCAACGTCTCGATGCTCTACGGCGAAGGTCACCGCGCGTTCCAGCGGCTGCAGGAGGAGATCGCCCGGGAGACGGACGACATGTCGCTCTTCGCCTGGGACGTGGACGTCCCGCCCGACGCGGCCGGCCAGCAGCGGACCGCGGCCCAGCGCTACCGCGGCATCTTTGCAAAGTCCCCCGCCGAGTTTCGCTCCTGCCAGGGCCTCAGGCGGGTCGGCAAGCTGTCGTACAACCCGCCCGAGCTGTCCATCACGAACAAGGGCGTCCGGGCCGCGATGCACCTGTCgttcgacggcgacagcgagTGCACGATGCAActcggcaccgtcgccgagtGCTGCTGGCGGTGCCGGGGCTCCCACGTCGTCAAGATCGGTCTCGTCtacgcggccggcggctgggTCCGCGTGCTGCGCAACCAGTgctggcagcagcaggaccagcggcggccgggcgTCTCGCGACACGTGGACATTTGCGTCAGGAAGCAGGTTTCGTGGGAGGAGAGCAAGGTGCTCGAGCTGTTCCCGCCCTTCTCGTTCCGGGTGTTGCTCGACCTGggcaaggacggcggccggATCGTCTCGGCCGAGCCGGAGCGGCTCTGGGACCCAGTGCACCTCGCCTTCGTTGGCGAggcgctggccgaggacttcgtcggcgtcgtggacgtCGTCAGCAGGGTGCCCGTCGAGTTCCGGCTCCGGCTAACGATCTGCATGCTCAAGGGGAAGCCGGCCGATGTGGAGCTGCACGGGTGGCCGCCGGAGGACTGGCTGGCGTCCAATGGGATCGCGGCCCCCGAGACGTCCGAGTGCGATCTTGAGGAGCTCTTGGGCGTGTACCGGGAGTCGGCGCGGCAGGAGAAGCGCGGACACGCGGACAGAATTCGCGCGGTGAAGCGGAAGGAGGACTGGCGCTATCACGACGTGGGCTTCGAGGCGAGCCTGGGCGAAGACCTTCGCGTCACGGTGTCGAGAGTGGTGGAAGCGAAGATGTGA
- a CDS encoding Putative Zinc finger, MYND-type, transcription factor DEAF-1 has protein sequence MFTPTVANSISFFYAVGNTPAINLTKNLPHGVDASILLLGCGDVRNILHTAYNEDGLPSRKLDITTNDIDEAILARNIFLLSLLLDNGASGDTPWNLYYNLHLDKADLSVLASHVKKLILASESSKSWKASSYGKVFPFCDQATLDDVRAVWVTYDTAANSDNPSADSASLVANLKHSLEAKKVAFGDGVAITGLRSAAPVALQFSQDVIEASQEFWKSAVAGPSGAASSPNPLFYASLSKHRLLHYATDPILGFHLATAFVPLTEKSPLKPNVKGEKFKAFAAAKTQFREWTTACATMLRAKRLVIRSVASEFLAFCHTLQHYAATKETSAGWYRRQFDARVLALDPDTYGSKSNAPVAFDAIDTSNLADHFGTINILVSALPLLTAQPWSALFTETLLKTEDTTKEAFDKLLYGHGPTVSLLLGASPVEYWTNATAVSSVDEILIGLSSNTIQTSKDTPSQVHNRVTWKQAKHFSGVSSKSPLKIDPEALANIFFTLYLEMFAHENPMKLLTISKASVTQLIRNTAYSHFHRGTLVSLLRYLKLRLSVADFDVTCRLLIEKICAERSLMFTGNLRQDLSLQMHTQGVFSEPWLRRDIKPNRNLGGFDSWEHVPEVVAVSLVVPRSKFARVFSESDQSKISSPTIRGSLVSGKDADHKWHNFHDEVQLVFGNVATSGNRETSDFSVTVEADPAGWLGDSPLIASFYVPAAALQMERKTAYVRLEVLSSAQSIAVFSKTLGSELQIFQTTLDDEDNVFITKYMPGQSKYPAASDAAAAVAESAVGTNSETASVFTADASSDQSRVETITGHLDFLSDKGKKLLADKVPVVVEQASPFTVNLVFGDKKHIYPLTFPVPVDARKARTRIARKSAYFEVIVPFAAPPTKPETKTALDDFVYPTYLAKSLSSTPADLNTPHFNLDRLPIIDVKNKEDSRWITTLLSFEFSLSERALRDEVNAGREALSPSPRLNFKESIFTMAMLSSGQQGGQTGLFCLNHPDRGGIHMLIFVSAIRLDSAAASVVLDAAVMPMTFPVIQKCEPFLLLLRELQMCSITVNDDELIFWKKTLPALAERTRTWNHKSSCEYRKTGSVPLSLEPNEPVLCSCGNGKLPDNFISLPEWDTAAKHATRIAISPTFAVPLVEEIVDTELYKQIGTGAPAQKERCTNCGKTGKDGAALKRCTRCRKAKYCSADCQKKDWRKHRGECE, from the exons ATGTTCACTCCCACCGTCGCAAACTCTATCTCCTTCTTCTATGCAGTGGGCAACACTCCTGCTATCAATCTGACAAAGAACCTGCCCCATGGCGTTGATGCCAGCATTCTGCTTCTCGGCTGTGGTGATGTGAGAAATATTCTCCACACCGCGTACAATGAGGACGGCCTTC CCAGCCGCAAGCTCGATATCACGACAAACGACATCGATGAGGCTATCCTTG CACGTAACATCTTCTTACTGTCCCTCCTTCTGGACAATGGTGCCTCCGGCGATACGCCCTGGAACCTCTACTACAATCTTCATCTTGACAAGGCAGACTTGAGCGTCTTGGCTTCTCATGTCAAGAAGCTCATCTTGGCGTCTGAGTCCTCCAAGTCATGGAAAGCAAGCTCTTACGGCAAGGTCTTTCCATTTTGCGACCAAGCCACTCTGGATGATGTTCGTGCTGTATGGGTTACCTACGACACTGCCGCCAATTCCGACAATCCGTCTGCGGACTCGGCGTCCTTGGTGGCTAACCTGAAGCACTCTCTAGAGGCCAAGAAAGTCGCctttggcgatggcgtcgccatcaccggTCTGCGATCAGCCGCCCCTGTCGCGTTGCAGTTTTCACAGGATGTCATCGAGGCATCGCAGGAGTTCTGGAAGTCTGCCGTCGCGGGACCCAgcggcgccgccagcagccCGAACCCCCTGTTCTATGCCTCTCTATCGAAGCACAGGCTCTTGCACTATGCTACTGATCCCATCCTGGGCTTCCATCTCGCCACTGCTTTCGTCCCCCTGACGGAGAAATCCCCTCTCAAGCCCAATGTGAAGGGCGAGAAGTTCAAAgccttcgccgccgcaaAGACTCAGTTCCGAGAGTGGACCACCGCCTGCGCGACCATGCTTAGGGCAAAGAGACTGGTGATCCGCTCCGTTGCCAGCGAATTTCTGGCCTTCTGTCACACCCTACAACACTACGCTGCCACGAAGGAGACGTCTGCCGGATGGTATCGTCGGCAGTTCGACGCCCGCGTGCTTGCTCTCGACCCCGACACGTATGGGTCAAAGTCAAACGCCCCGGTGGCTTTCGATGCCATTGACACATCCAATCTCGCTGACCACTTCGGTACTATAAACATTCTCGTGTCGGCGCTGCCTCTGCTCACTGCGCAGCCGTGGTCAGCTCTATTCACCGAGACCCTTCTTAAGACAGAAGACACCACCAAAGAAGCATTTGACAAGCTCCTCTACGGCCACGGCCCTACAGTATCATTGCTTTTGGGAGCTAGCCCTGTTGAATACTGGAccaacgccaccgccgtATCAAGCGTCGACGAGATTCTCATCGGCCTGAGCAGCAACACGATACAGACAAGCAAGGACACGCCGTCTCAGGTACACAACCGCGTTACTTGGAAGCAGGCCAAACATTTCTCGGGAGTGAGCTCTAAAAGCCCTCTCAAGATCGATCCGGAGGCGCTGGCAAACATCTTCTTCACCCTGTACCTCGAGATGTTTGCGCATGAGAATCCGATGAAGCTGCTGACCATCTCCAAAGCCTCCGTCACCCAGTTGATTCGAAACACCGCCTATTCCCACTTCCACCGCGGAACGCTTGTATCCCTTTTGCGATATCTCAAGCTCAGACTGTCTGTGGCCGACTTCGACGTCACCTGCAGGCTGTTGATCGAAAAGATCTGTGCCGAGAGAAGCCTCATGTTCACGGGCAATCTCAGGCAGGATTTGTCCCTGCAGATGCACACTCAGGGAGTGTTTTCGGAGCCCTGGCTTCGTCGCGATATCAAGCCCAATCGCAACCTCGGCGGTTTCGACTCGTGGGAGCACGTCCCAGAAGTAGTAGCCGTCAGTCTTGTCGTGCCGCGGTCCAAGTTCGCCAGGGTTTTCTCAGAATCGGATCAGTCGAAGATAAGCTCTCCCACGATCAGAGGATCCTTGGTCTCTGGCAAGGATGCGGATCACAAGTGGCACAACTTCCACGACGAAGTTCAActcgtcttcggcaacgTCGCCACAAGCGGCAACAGGGAGACCAGCGATTTCTCTGTCACCGTCGAAGCGGACCCCGCAGGTTGGCTGGGAGATTCTCCCCTCATCGCGTCCTTTTACGTCCCTGCTGCCGCACTCCAGATGGAACGGAAGACGGCGTATGTTCGTCTGGAGGTCCTCAGCTCCGCCCAAAGCATTGCCGTCTTCAGCAAGACGTTGGGCTCCGAGCTGCAAATCTTCCAGACGACGCTGGACGATGAGGACAACGTATTCATCACCAAGTACATGCCCGGCCAAAGCAAGTAtcccgccgcctccgatGCAGCGGCGGCTGTCGCCGAGTCTGCCGTAGGGACCAACAGTGAGACGGCTTCCGTCTTCACCGCCGACGCGTCCAGTGATCAGAGCAGAGTCGAGACTATCACAGGTCATCTTGACTTTCTCTCCGATAAAGGCAAGAAGCTGCTCGCCGACAAGGTTCCAGTTGTCGTTGAGCAAGCATCGCCTTTCACCGTCAACCTCGTGTTTGGCGACAAGAAGCACATCTACCCTCTTACTTTCCCGGTTCCGGTTGACGCTCGCAAGGCCAGAACACGCATCGCGCGCAAGTCGGCCTACTTTGAGGTCATCGTCCCCTTCGCCGCGCCCCCGACCAAACCAGAGACCAAGACGGCCCTCGACGATTTTGTTTATCCAACCTACCTCGCCAAAAGCTTGTCCAGCACTCCGGCGGACCTCAACACGCCACATTTCAACCTTGACCGTCTCCCCATCATTGACGTCAAAAACAAAGAAGACAGTCGCTGGATTACGACGCTGCTCTCCTTCGAGTTCTCCCTCAGCGAGAGGGCGCTGCGTGATGAAGTCAACGCGGGAAGGGAGGCcttgtcgccctcgccccgtcTCAACTTCAAGGAATCCATCTTCACCATGGCGATGCTCTCCTCTGGCCAGCAGGGCGGCCAGACCGGCCTCTTCTGCCTCAACCACCCCGACCGCGGTGGGATCCACATGCTCATCTTCGTATCCGCCATTAGGCTTGACAGCGCCGCAGCCTCCGTCGTCCTTGACGCCGCTGTGATGCCCATGACATTCCCCGTCATCCAAAAGTGCGAGCCATTTTTGCTGCTTCTGAGAGAGCTGCAGATGTGCTCCATCACAGTCAATGATGACGAGCTCATATTCTGGAAGAAGACGCTCCCGGCACTCGCGGAGCGCACCCGGACGTGGAACCACAAATCGTCCTGTGAGTATCGCAAGACCGGCTCCGTCCCTCTATCCTTGGAACCCAACGAGCCGGTCCTCTGCTCGTGCGGCAACGGCAAGTTGCCAGACAACTTCATCAGCCTGCCGGAATGGGACACGGCCGCCAAGCACGCCACTCGAATCGCCATCAGCCCGACCTTTGCCGTGCCGTTAGTCGAGGAGATTGTCGACACAGAACTCTACAAACAGATTGGCACGGGCGCCCCCGCGCAGAAGGAGAGGTGCACAAACTGCGGCAAGACGGGcaaggacggcgccgcgctgaAAAGGTGCACACGCTGCCGCAAGGCCAAGTACTGCAGTGCCGACTGCCAGAAGAAAGACTGGCGTAAGCACCGCGGAGAGTGCGAGTAG
- a CDS encoding Putative carbohydrate-binding WSC has protein sequence MKNSVAALAVLAFGFASAQSATSSARGVQQPSTAPAPSALTAQGCFNRNATTWEKYTPKQGISSGSCNDECKLVQEKNVMALNGEDCYCGDSYPPLAAVVDDKKCNFPCPFYSQEACGGVDGGMFYSVFNTGLKLVVPHDEVASSTSSAASKPTTPATSAGGAVETVIETPVQSSAPASTDDSKKGGPNTAGIAAGVVVGVVVVAAILGGIYFFIRRRRNAEIEEEHRRNAAVNAFIGGPKPPSSSGMSMSDSRMDPTLAHRRMSDGSIADNQDYSRKILRVTNA, from the exons ATGAAGAACTCGGTAGCCGCCCTGGCTGTCCTGGCCTTTGGTTTCGCCTCGGCGCAATCGGCCACAAGCAGTGCTCGCGGAGTCCAACAGCCCAGTACCGCTCCCGCACCAAGCGCTCTCACGGCACAAGGTTGCTTCAACCGAAACGCTACAACATGGGAGAAGTATACCCCCAAACAGGGCATCAGCAGTGGATCTTGCAACGACGAATGCAAGCTTGTCCAAGAGAAGAACGTCATGGCCCTCAACGGCGAGGACTGCTACTGCGGTGACTCGTATCCGccccttgctgccgtcgtcgacgacaagaagtGCAACTTCCCTTGCCCCTTCTACTCCCAAGAAGCCT GTGGTGGTGTAGATGGTGGCATGTTTTACTCTGTCTTCAACACGGGTCTCAAGCTCGTTGTGCCCCATGATGAGGTCGCATCTTCAACCTCTTCAGCCGCCAGCAAACCCACAACGCCGGCGACATCGGCCGGCGGTGCCGTGGAAACCGTCATCGAGACGCCCGTACAGTCGTCAGCGCCAGCCTCTACCGATGACTCCAAGAAGGGCGGTCCCAACACCGCCGGCATCGCTgctggcgttgtcgtcggcgttgtcgttgttgccgccatcctcggcggcatctACTTCTTCATCCGCAGGAGACGCAatgccgagatcgaggaggagcaccgccgcaacgccgccgtcaacgctTTCATCGGCGGCCCCAAGCCTCCCAGCAGCAGTGGCATGTCCATGAGCGACTCCCGCATGGATCCTACCCTGGCGCACCGACGAATGAGCGACGGCAGCATCGCCGACAACCAAGACTACTCGCGGAAGATTCTCCGA GTTACCAACGCATGA
- a CDS encoding Putative GNAT domain, Zinc finger, H2C2-type, histone UAS binding, acyl-CoA N-acyltransferase, producing the protein MPAMLDDPASPTIYRVSGAPPYPDPNKPELPVDIVPRQVTLRDRQTIATIIPFASQHEVPQSLVRYLSDQLNKEIEGGDTYPMMDPMPADKFGAYWFQNFGAVMLLGNIERTDLANDMDWSRECLGSFYIKPNYPGRSSHVCNAGFLVTDASRNRGVGRLMGECYIDWAPKLGYTYSVFNLVYETNVASCKIWDALGFKRIGRVKGCGNLKSHPGQLIDAIIYGRDLIPGESEELVSEERFDKIKFYLKYGKYPAGADRAEKSRLRSAATHYKLLDGDRLMLKDKEVVSDPRRQYEIAREVHVAQHGGINKTTATIAEKYHWSRIKETVSDVIRNCAECKELGKMPAPGGNGGARGRAAAAAAAAATSSTTNTPTSISLTSLSNPSFTNTSASTPPPSTADVSTTNRILALQHHHLPPLSSPRSSPYAEVSSIPPSHTLRDPSASPLPRHPHHNPMLQDESFQPIDPQIIGPPPTSHDDPYNHYHPHHTDFQALLNATEAEEAAEEEAAAVARDLDMLIDQDDDDDDDGGREDRDESMEEREGKDKDVYSIGFING; encoded by the coding sequence CCGGCGAGCCCCACCATTTACCGTGTCTCCGGAGCGCCCCCGTATCCAGACCCGAACAAGCCGGAGTTGCCGGTCGACATCGTCCCGCGTCAAGTGACACTCCGAGATCGCCAAACGATCGCTACCATCATCCCGTTTGCTTCGCAACATGAGGTGCCTCAATCCCTCGTGCGCTATCTTAGCGACCAGCTCAACAAGGAAATTGAGGGGGGCGACACGTACCCGATGATGGACCCCATGCCTGCCGACAAGTTCGGTGCCTACTGGTTCCAGAACTTCGGCGCCGTTATGctcctcggcaacatcgAGCGTACCGACCTCGCCAATGACATGGACTGGTCCCGGGAGTGTCTGGGCAGTTTCTACATCAAGCCCAACTACCCTGGCCGTAGTAGCCACGTTTGCAACGCCGGCTTCCTTGTCACCGACGCCTCGCGCAACCGCGGCGTGGGCCGGCTGATGGGTGAATGTTACATCGACTGGGCGCCCAAGCTTGGATACACGTACTCCGTCTTCAACCTCGTCTACGAGACCAACGTCGCCTCGTGCAAGATCTGGGACGCTTTGGGCTTCAAACGCATCGGCCGCGTCAAGGGCTGCGGCAATCTCAAGTCGCACCCAGGCcagctcatcgacgccatTATCTACGGGCGCGATCTCATCCCCGGCGAATCCGAGGAACTCGTGAGTGAAGAGCGTTTCGACAAGATCAAGTTCTACCTCAAGTACGGCAAGTATCCGGCCGGGGCTGACCGCGCCGAGAAAAGCAGGCTTCGGAGCGCCGCCACCCACTATAAGCTGCTTGACGGCGACCGTTTGAtgctcaaggacaaggaggtcGTCTCCGACCCGCGCCGTCAGTACGAGATCGCCCGCGAGGTCCACGTCGCCCAGCACGGCGGCATCAACAAGACGACGGCCACCATTGCCGAGAAGTATCACTGGAGCCGCATCAAGGAGACAGTGAGCGACGTCATCAGGAATTGTGCCGAGTGCAAAGAGCTCGGAAAGATGCCTGCTCCTGGGGGAAACGGCGGCgcgagggggagggcggctgcggctgccgccgctgccgctacTTCCTCAACGACCAACACCCCTACTTCCATCTCACTTACTTCACTTTCAAATCCCTCATTTACAAATACTTCTGCATCAACACCGCCCCCCTCGACCGCAGACGTCAGCACTACAAATCGTATCCTCGCCCTACAACATCACCACTTgcctcccctctcctcgccGCGATCATCACCGTACGCCGAAGTCTCATCGATACCGCCGTCGCACACTCTCCGTGACCCCTCTGCCTCTCCGCTGCCCCGTCATCCTCACCACAACCCCATGTTACAAGACGAATCCTTTCAGCCCATCGACCCGCAAATTATCGGTccaccgccgacgtcgcACGACGATCCGTACAACCATTACCACCCGCACCATACTGACTTCCAGGCGCTGCTCAACGCGActgaggcggaggaggcggccgaggaagaggcggcggccgtggctcGTGACTTGGACATGCTGATCgaccaggacgacgacgacgacgacgacggaggaaGGGAGGACAGGGATGAGTCgatggaggagagagagggaaaggatAAGGACGTGTACTCTATAGGATTCATCAACGGATAA
- a CDS encoding Putative WD40/YVTN repeat-like-containing domain superfamily produces the protein MTPHLTPRVRRTSQNTQYTYNLSRRIHDVKTYPVQSPQGAAILLYAHDNGVTIVWRGGRRFKPTKTKSSVPTNEKQNGAPDDSVMIIDSDDDEPPAKSTKAGKAFAPFTDKPEFENSEEDGPYPEIIQTLDLSLGTTALHLAVLPMTPCPAEDAAWGGADVLKEKMVFTVACATNEVYVVTLPLTPPSPESKARPELRSNLLAGKAGSGQWGERVVLLGGQYKHSEGVAMSLIKPKTSSSSDRTREQTYASSIQRPRLVVAAHTREASGTLRLWDVPLDVQPGEASGRINPFQSEFLPSPLSSISFNPTHLTQLLTVASPHAVRIYDYALPSLPPDDQAIGPFPSQGSWLLSMFQPFTRPTSMRKPILDAAWIAHGRAVLALLADGTWGIWDVDGASPLGASILGKNSSGIKGAALTAFSASGHVEGTGPLRTTAGVPRSNGNGEFVPLTPHSRRDAAASLSAAGSLERLVSVRGGIVVTPLPGSGSGSADESVVLWIGGLDNVSVIPAVSRFWDAQLRRGSGGGVNLFSGTTPTRMIRLHDLSTGLLGERCCGVGAAVNYPKLKETEGGLQIEVLIMGESRLVIVHESEDTPGTKIGSVVSTRRRLFGDRGKAEPPSAIIVHPRPDQPRNVSFNLSVNKTRSLRAKSNGRDSFDAEDPTHDFTLPVGRPKSGFGFADTLSAAADLQDDVTMRDVEEEMLDILEIDQALENMEDDRGSGRKKVFFEEDQDRSFH, from the exons ATGACTCCTCATCTTACACCGCGAGTCCGTCGCACGTCGCAAAACACACAATACAC CTATAACCTATCGAGGCGGATTCACGATGTCAAGACCtaccccgtccagtctcCCCAAGGGGCCGCAATCCTTCTGTACGCCCATGATAACGGTGTCACGATAGTCTGGAGGGGCGGACGAAGGTTCAAACCCACAAAAACAAAGTCTTCTGTTCCGACGAATGAGAAACAAAACGGCGCCCCGGACGATTCCGTCATGATCATCGActccgatgacgacgaacccCCGGCCAAGTCGACCAAGGCAGGCAAGGCCTTTGCGCCATTTACAGACAAACCCGAGTTCGAAAATTCCGAGGAGGACGGACCGTATCCTGAAATCATTCAGACCCTTGATCTTTCTCTCGGCACAACCGCTCTTCATCTGGCCGTGCTACCTATGACGCCTTGCCCAGCCGAAGACGCCGCGTGGGGAGGGGCCGATGTgctcaaggagaagatggtcTTCACCGTGGCCTGCGCCACCAATGAGGTCTACGTTGTGACGCTTCCATTGACTCCTCCGAGCCCGGAAAGCAAGGCGCGCCCCGAGCTGAGATCGAATCTACTGGCCGGCAAGGCTGGGTCTGGCCAGTGGGGCGAGCGCGTTGTTctccttggcggccaataCAAGCACAGTGAAGGGGTCGCTATGTCATTGATCAAGCCCAAGACATCGTCCAGCTCCGATCGTACACGAGAACAAACCTATGCCTCAAGCATACAGAGGCCTCGCCTCGTTGTGGCCGCACATACTCGCGAGGCATCCGGAACACTTCGTCTGTGGGATGTCCCTCTGGATGTCCAACCAGGCGAAGCTAGTGGCCGAATCAACCCCTTTCAGTCCGAATTCCTTCCCAGCCCCCTGTCCAGCATTTCTTTCAACCCGACACACCTTACCCAGCTCCTCACAGTAGCCTCGCCGCATGCCGTGCGCATCTACGACTACGCCCTACCTTCGTTGCCTCCCGACGACCAGGCCATTGGGCCGTTCCCCAGCCAGGGTTCCTGGCTTCTGTCTATGTTCCAGCCCTTCACTCGCCCTACTTCGATGCGGAAGCCGATTCTTGACGCAGCTTGGATCGCACATGGTAGAGCCGTGCTCGCCTTACTGGCGGACGGCACATGGGGTATTTGGGACGTGGATGGTGCCAGCCCACTCGGCGCTTCAATCCTGGGAAAGAACAGCTCTGGCATCAAGGGTGCGGCGCTTACAGCCTTCAGTGCCAGTGGCCATGTCGAAGGCACAGGGCCTTTGCGCACGACGGCTGGCGTACCGAGGTCAAACGGCAATGGCGAATTTGTTCCCCTAACGCCGCATAGCCGTCGTGATGCTGCGGCATCGTTGAGCGCGGCCGGCTCACTGGAACGTCTCGTGTCTGTCAGGGGTGGGATCGTGGTGACGCCCTTGCCCGGTAGTGGCTCGGGCTCCGCCGACGAGAGTGTTGTGCTATGGATTGGTGGACTGGATAATGTCTCGGTCATTCCAGCAGTCTCTCGGTTCTGGGACGCACAACTGCGTCGGGGCTCGGGGGGTGGCGTGAATCTCTTCAGCGGCACTACGCCGACCAGAATGATCCGCCTGCACGACCTGTCCACTGGCCTCCTCGGAGAGCGATGTTGTGGCGTCGGCGCTGCGGTCAATTATCCGAAGCTGAAGGAGACCGAAGGAGGATTGCAGATCGAGGTTCTCATCATGGGGGAGAGCCGCCTGGTTATTGTCCATGAGTCGGAGGACACGCCTGGCACCAAGATCGGATCTGTTGTCTCGACACGACGACGCCTCTTCGGCGACAGGGGGAAGGCAGAACCGCccagcgccatcatcgtccacCCTCGACCCGACCAGCCCCGGAACGTCTCGTTCAACCTCAGCGTCAACAAGACGAGAAGTTTGCGTGCGAAATCCAACGGCCGCGACAGCTTCGACGCAGAGGATCCCACCCACGACTTCACGCTTCCCGTCGGTCGGCCCAAGTCGGGCTTCGGGTTCGCCGACACGCTCAGCGCAGCGGCAGACTTGCAGGACGATGTCACGATGCGCGATGTCGAAGAGGAGATGCTGGATATCTTGGAGATTGATCAGGCTTTGGAGAATATGGAAGACGACCGGGGTAGCGGACGAAAGAAGGTCTTCTTCGAGGAGGACCAAGACCGGTCGTTCCATTAA